A part of Winslowiella toletana genomic DNA contains:
- a CDS encoding ABC transporter substrate-binding protein — protein sequence MNSKIYSPWHLVAGTLTAFSLLVSSVSARAEGNISIAQQFGIGYLILDVVRDQHLIEKQGKKQGLEIKVDWRTLSGATAMNEALLSGHLDVASAGVPPMLTLWDRTRGRPQEVRAIASLGSMPNYLLSNNPAVKTIDDLSSKDRIAVPAAGVGFQSRTLQIETARRYGNAEYKRFDNISVSLPHPDATAALIAGGSEINTHFSSPPFQYQALEHNNVHKILSSYDVLGGEATFNVLYTTKRFHDQNPKTYRAFYDALNEAAQIINADKAKAAETYIRVEKSRLPLPLVQKIVADPEINFTVSPERTFVYAEKLHELGVLKNRAASWQDYFFNEAWEQPGS from the coding sequence ATGAACAGCAAAATATACTCACCATGGCATCTTGTGGCTGGCACACTGACCGCCTTCAGCTTACTGGTCAGTTCAGTCAGTGCGCGCGCCGAGGGAAATATCAGCATTGCGCAGCAGTTTGGTATCGGCTATTTAATTCTCGATGTGGTGCGCGATCAGCATTTAATTGAGAAACAGGGTAAAAAACAGGGACTGGAGATTAAGGTTGACTGGCGCACCCTTTCCGGCGCCACGGCAATGAATGAAGCGCTGCTGTCCGGCCACCTTGATGTCGCCTCCGCCGGGGTGCCACCCATGCTGACCCTGTGGGACCGTACCCGTGGTCGTCCGCAGGAAGTGCGGGCTATCGCCTCACTCGGCTCGATGCCCAATTATCTGCTGTCGAACAATCCGGCGGTAAAAACCATTGATGACCTGAGCAGTAAAGACCGCATTGCAGTGCCGGCTGCCGGGGTCGGTTTCCAGTCGCGCACCCTGCAAATAGAAACCGCCAGACGTTATGGCAATGCCGAATATAAACGCTTCGATAATATCAGCGTCAGCCTGCCCCATCCGGATGCTACTGCGGCATTAATTGCCGGTGGTTCTGAAATCAATACCCATTTCTCCAGCCCCCCTTTCCAGTATCAGGCGCTGGAGCATAACAATGTGCATAAAATTCTCAGCTCTTACGATGTCCTGGGTGGTGAGGCGACATTTAATGTGCTGTACACCACCAAAAGATTCCATGACCAGAATCCAAAAACCTACCGCGCCTTTTATGATGCATTAAATGAAGCGGCGCAAATAATTAATGCGGATAAAGCTAAAGCGGCGGAAACCTATATCCGTGTGGAAAAATCCCGTCTGCCGCTGCCACTGGTGCAAAAAATTGTCGCCGACCCGGAAATTAATTTCACCGTCTCGCCAGAACGCACCTTTGTCTACGCCGAAAAACTGCATGAGTTAGGCGTGCTGAAAAATCGTGCTGCTTCATGGCAGGACTATTTCTTTAATGAGGCCTGGGAACAACCCGGCAGCTAG
- a CDS encoding ABC transporter ATP-binding protein, with product MTEQQSAAPLLQVAGVGLEYRTGQRLIRATHDVSFDVWPSDRFILLGPSGCGKSSLLKAIGGFLPTTAGTIHLDQQLVSQPGPDRMMVFQEFDQLPPWKSVLENVMFPLIVSGKARRREAREIARHFLEKVGLSGFADALPHTLSGGMKQRVAIARALAMKPKVLLMDEPFAALDALTRRHMQEELLNLWEEARFTLLFVTHSIEEALVVGNRILVLSPHPGRVRAELNCHQYSLTHAGSESFQHAARQIHQLLFPQQGQTVAPAASEQDKNHVNPAPHPSRVSA from the coding sequence GTGACTGAACAACAATCCGCCGCTCCCCTGCTACAAGTGGCAGGTGTCGGGCTGGAGTATCGCACCGGCCAGCGTCTGATACGCGCGACCCATGACGTCAGTTTTGATGTCTGGCCATCCGATCGCTTTATCCTGCTTGGCCCCTCCGGCTGCGGCAAATCCAGCCTGCTGAAAGCTATTGGTGGTTTTCTGCCGACGACTGCAGGCACTATCCATCTTGATCAACAACTGGTCAGCCAGCCTGGACCGGACCGTATGATGGTGTTTCAGGAGTTCGATCAGCTACCGCCGTGGAAAAGCGTGCTGGAAAATGTAATGTTTCCGCTGATTGTCAGTGGCAAAGCGCGACGCCGTGAGGCACGGGAGATCGCCCGCCATTTTCTTGAGAAGGTCGGACTGTCCGGTTTCGCCGATGCGCTGCCGCATACATTATCGGGCGGGATGAAGCAGCGGGTGGCGATTGCCCGCGCGCTGGCGATGAAGCCCAAAGTGTTGCTGATGGATGAACCTTTTGCCGCACTTGACGCCCTGACCCGCCGCCATATGCAGGAGGAGCTGCTGAACCTGTGGGAAGAGGCGCGCTTTACGCTGTTATTTGTCACCCACTCGATTGAAGAAGCGCTGGTGGTCGGCAACCGTATTCTGGTGCTTTCGCCGCATCCGGGCAGAGTTCGCGCTGAACTTAACTGCCATCAGTACTCGCTTACGCACGCTGGCAGTGAGTCGTTCCAGCACGCCGCGCGCCAGATCCACCAGCTGTTATTCCCGCAACAGGGGCAAACTGTTGCGCCTGCCGCTTCTGAACAGGATAAAAATCATGTCAACCCTGCCCCCCATCCGTCCCGAGTATCAGCGTGA
- a CDS encoding ABC transporter permease produces MSTLPPIRPEYQRELTPLENFALEVPLPWPQRLWNQTWLRKTVIVAFLLLLWEAAARWQNNDLMLPGVIQTWQAFVADMASGELPARMAISLSLLLKGYLTGSVLALLLSALAISTRFGRDLLSTLTAMLNPLPAIALLPLALLWFGLGNNSLLFVLIHSVMWPIALSTWSGFSSVSDTLRMTGRNYGLKGPRLVLNILIPASLPAILSGLKIGWAFAWRTLIAAELVFGASSGQGGLGWYIYQNRNELFTDRVFAGLVSVIVIGLLVEGLIFATIEKITVKRWGMQR; encoded by the coding sequence ATGTCAACCCTGCCCCCCATCCGTCCCGAGTATCAGCGTGAACTGACGCCGTTGGAAAACTTTGCGCTGGAGGTGCCGCTGCCGTGGCCGCAGCGCCTGTGGAATCAGACCTGGCTGCGGAAAACGGTGATCGTCGCTTTTTTGCTGCTGCTGTGGGAAGCAGCAGCGCGCTGGCAGAATAACGACCTGATGCTGCCGGGCGTGATTCAGACCTGGCAGGCGTTTGTCGCCGATATGGCCAGCGGGGAGCTACCGGCGCGTATGGCGATCTCGCTGTCGCTGTTGCTGAAGGGCTATCTGACTGGCAGCGTGCTGGCGCTGCTGCTGAGTGCGCTGGCGATCTCTACCCGCTTTGGCCGCGATCTGCTCAGCACCCTGACCGCGATGCTCAACCCGTTGCCCGCCATCGCGTTGCTGCCGCTGGCGCTGCTGTGGTTTGGCCTCGGCAATAACAGCCTGCTGTTTGTGCTGATCCATTCGGTGATGTGGCCGATCGCCCTCAGCACCTGGTCCGGTTTTAGCAGTGTCTCCGATACCCTGCGCATGACCGGTCGTAACTACGGGCTGAAAGGACCGCGGCTGGTGCTGAATATTTTGATTCCGGCCTCGCTGCCCGCCATCCTCTCCGGCCTGAAAATTGGCTGGGCCTTTGCCTGGCGCACGCTGATTGCCGCCGAACTGGTCTTTGGCGCCTCCAGCGGCCAGGGGGGGCTTGGCTGGTATATTTATCAGAACCGTAATGAGCTGTTTACCGACCGGGTGTTTGCCGGACTGGTATCGGTGATTGTGATTGGCCTGCTGGTGGAAGGGCTGATATTCGCCACCATTGAGAAAATCACCGTTAAACGCTGGGGGATGCAGCGCTAA
- a CDS encoding ABC transporter ATP-binding protein, translating into MIEINAVVKKYLDTPVLNQVTENIAQGGVTSIIGANGAGKSTLLSVMSRLLTPDGGNVSFNGLDVSKTPGDKLAKILSVLRQENHLTSRLTVYDLVGFGRYPHSKGRLTADDRQHIAAAMSFLNLLPLQDRYLDELSGGQRQRAWVAMVLCQDTQYVLLDEPLNNLDMKHSVAMMKQLRRAADELNKTIVLVIHDINFASAYSDHIIAMKEGEVIYRGTPQQIMHPQIIEAIFDTQVTIEQVNNQYIAVYYR; encoded by the coding sequence GTGATTGAAATAAATGCGGTGGTAAAAAAATACCTCGATACGCCGGTGCTGAATCAGGTCACCGAAAACATTGCGCAAGGCGGAGTGACGTCGATTATTGGCGCTAACGGCGCGGGTAAGTCGACGCTGCTATCGGTGATGAGTCGTCTGCTGACGCCAGACGGCGGCAATGTCAGTTTTAACGGACTGGACGTGTCGAAAACGCCTGGCGACAAGCTGGCGAAAATTCTGTCGGTGCTGCGGCAGGAGAATCATCTTACCAGTCGCCTGACGGTGTATGATCTGGTGGGCTTTGGCCGCTATCCCCATAGTAAAGGACGGCTGACTGCTGACGATCGCCAGCATATCGCTGCGGCGATGAGCTTTCTTAATCTGCTGCCATTACAGGATCGCTATCTGGATGAATTATCCGGTGGTCAGCGCCAGCGGGCCTGGGTAGCGATGGTGCTGTGCCAGGATACGCAGTATGTTTTGCTGGATGAACCGCTGAATAATCTGGATATGAAGCACAGCGTGGCGATGATGAAACAGTTGCGGCGCGCGGCGGATGAACTGAATAAAACCATTGTGCTGGTGATTCATGATATCAATTTTGCCTCTGCTTATTCGGACCATATTATTGCGATGAAAGAGGGCGAGGTGATCTATCGTGGTACGCCGCAGCAGATTATGCATCCGCAGATTATCGAAGCGATCTTTGATACGCAAGTGACCATTGAACAGGTTAATAACCAGTATATTGCGGTGTACTATCGCTGA
- a CDS encoding iron chelate uptake ABC transporter family permease subunit translates to MQVNPLSSEQTAVAGAGLSRPARRLLLLGVLALLAVTLFMTINLHGNIAYILVHRGLILATMLLVAFASGVATLLFQTVTNNRILTPSVMGLEALFVLIQTSMIFFIDADGLRVLGISGKFICESLLLLLFSLLLYRWLLNSSGVNLHQVLLVGLVCGTLFRSLSNLLQRLLSPGEFAVLQSRIFATFTRAAPEIIALAAAIVLLVAIVIWRMRFTLDVLALGRNSAINLGVPYQQKVMIILLLVSVLVAVSTALVGPLTFLGLLVANLSYQLIGSHRHRYLLPGVVLTGVIALVGGQLILERIFNMAGTLSVVIEFTGGALFLYLLLKKASL, encoded by the coding sequence ATGCAGGTTAATCCGTTATCCTCAGAGCAGACCGCTGTTGCAGGCGCTGGCCTGAGCAGACCCGCGCGGCGTTTGCTGCTGCTGGGTGTGCTGGCGCTGCTGGCGGTTACGCTGTTTATGACCATCAATCTGCACGGCAATATTGCTTATATTCTTGTGCATCGCGGTCTGATTCTGGCCACCATGTTGCTGGTGGCCTTTGCCTCCGGCGTGGCGACGCTGCTGTTCCAGACCGTGACCAATAACCGCATTCTGACGCCGTCAGTGATGGGACTGGAAGCGCTGTTTGTACTGATCCAGACCTCAATGATCTTTTTTATTGATGCCGACGGGCTGCGCGTGCTGGGGATCAGCGGCAAATTTATCTGTGAGTCGCTGCTGTTACTGCTGTTTTCACTGCTGCTGTATCGCTGGTTGTTAAACAGCAGCGGCGTCAATCTGCATCAGGTACTGCTGGTGGGGCTGGTGTGCGGCACGCTGTTCCGCAGCCTGTCGAATTTGCTGCAGCGTCTGTTGTCACCCGGTGAATTTGCCGTCTTGCAAAGCCGTATTTTCGCCACCTTTACCCGCGCCGCGCCGGAAATAATCGCTTTAGCCGCCGCCATTGTGCTGCTGGTGGCTATCGTTATCTGGCGCATGCGTTTTACGCTGGATGTGCTGGCGCTGGGACGCAATAGCGCAATCAATCTGGGAGTGCCTTATCAGCAAAAAGTAATGATTATCCTGTTGCTGGTATCGGTGCTGGTGGCGGTCTCCACGGCGCTGGTGGGGCCACTGACGTTTCTCGGTCTGCTGGTCGCTAATCTCAGCTATCAGCTGATCGGCTCTCATCGTCATCGCTATCTGCTGCCCGGGGTGGTGCTGACCGGGGTAATAGCGCTGGTTGGCGGGCAGCTGATCCTTGAGCGTATCTTTAATATGGCGGGTACGCTGTCCGTGGTGATTGAATTTACCGGCGGTGCGCTGTTCCTTTACCTGTTGCTGAAAAAGGCATCGTTGTGA
- a CDS encoding ABC transporter permease — MKTFHLIIGLAGLLGLMICSLCIGAGYITLDGFWSDADMRDIFLISRVPRTLALVLAGGAMSVAGLIMQMLTQNRFVEPSIAGTTQSASLGLLLVMVISPSASVLVKMVVAVLFALGGTALFMLLLQRMRIKSALMVPLTGIMLGAVFSAVTTFLAMEFDLLQSLGSWESGDFSGVLQGRYELLWIVGALTLLAMLIADRFTVAGLGRDFSLNVGINYQHVMLIGMAIIAIICGVVVVVVGVLPFLGLIVPNIVSMAMGDNLRRSIPWVAIGGGALVVLCDIIGRLVSYPFEIPASVILGAMGALIFLLLILRTKRHAG, encoded by the coding sequence ATGAAAACCTTTCATTTAATTATTGGCCTGGCCGGATTACTGGGCCTGATGATCTGCAGCCTGTGTATTGGTGCGGGCTATATAACGCTTGACGGCTTCTGGTCCGATGCCGATATGCGCGATATTTTCCTGATCAGCCGGGTGCCGCGCACGCTGGCGCTGGTGCTGGCAGGTGGGGCGATGAGCGTCGCCGGTCTGATTATGCAGATGCTGACGCAGAATCGCTTTGTCGAACCGTCGATTGCCGGTACGACCCAGTCCGCCAGCCTTGGCCTGCTGCTGGTGATGGTTATCAGCCCGTCGGCGTCGGTGCTGGTGAAAATGGTGGTGGCGGTGCTGTTTGCGCTCGGCGGCACCGCACTGTTTATGTTACTGCTGCAACGTATGCGGATTAAGTCGGCGCTGATGGTGCCGCTGACCGGCATTATGCTGGGCGCGGTATTTAGCGCGGTAACCACTTTTCTGGCGATGGAGTTTGATCTGTTGCAGTCGCTGGGCAGCTGGGAGTCGGGTGATTTTTCCGGTGTATTGCAGGGGCGCTATGAACTGCTGTGGATTGTTGGCGCACTGACGCTGCTGGCGATGCTGATTGCCGACCGTTTTACCGTCGCCGGTCTTGGCCGGGATTTCTCGCTGAATGTCGGCATTAACTATCAGCATGTGATGCTGATCGGTATGGCGATTATCGCCATTATTTGCGGCGTGGTAGTGGTGGTGGTGGGCGTACTGCCGTTCCTCGGCTTAATCGTACCGAATATTGTCAGTATGGCGATGGGCGATAATCTGCGGCGCTCCATTCCGTGGGTGGCGATCGGTGGCGGCGCGCTGGTGGTGCTGTGCGATATCATCGGCCGGCTGGTCAGCTATCCGTTTGAAATTCCGGCCAGTGTTATTCTCGGCGCGATGGGCGCGCTGATCTTTCTGCTGTTGATCCTCAGGACAAAACGCCATGCAGGTTAA
- a CDS encoding siderophore ABC transporter substrate-binding protein: MKLRLALAASLVAVTFIVSGVAPAIAEVKKPSMTIEHAQGVTEVPLNPAKVIVLNPATLDIIDALQIPVAGVPQSSVHLPPFLAKYQGSAYLNAGTLFEPNYEALSNAKPDLIIAGGRARDSYEKLSAIAPVISLDIDEKHFVASLSQRTEQLAALFGKQPQASILLDNFKQKIADLKVKSANAGTAMVVMVNGGKMSAYTPGSRFGFVFDVLGFKPATRFPQTGRHGNVVSSEFILQANPQWLFVLDRDNAIGRKEGLSAQQVLDNPLIRKTAAWQNKHIVYLDSGALYIAGGVQSYSQLMDKISATLDQQPQL, from the coding sequence ATGAAATTACGTTTAGCGTTGGCTGCGTCGCTGGTGGCTGTGACCTTTATCGTCAGTGGCGTCGCCCCGGCAATCGCCGAAGTAAAAAAACCGAGTATGACGATTGAACACGCGCAGGGCGTCACCGAGGTACCGCTCAATCCTGCTAAGGTGATTGTCCTGAATCCGGCCACGCTGGATATTATTGATGCGTTACAGATCCCGGTTGCCGGGGTGCCGCAAAGCAGCGTTCATCTGCCGCCGTTTCTGGCTAAATATCAGGGAAGTGCGTATCTGAACGCCGGCACGCTATTTGAACCAAATTATGAAGCGCTAAGTAACGCTAAACCTGACTTAATTATTGCTGGCGGTCGCGCCCGTGATAGTTATGAAAAACTGAGCGCCATTGCGCCGGTTATCTCTCTTGATATTGATGAGAAGCACTTTGTCGCCAGCCTGTCACAGCGCACTGAACAACTGGCGGCTCTGTTTGGTAAACAGCCACAAGCCAGCATTCTGCTGGATAACTTTAAACAGAAAATCGCCGACCTGAAGGTGAAATCGGCGAATGCCGGTACGGCAATGGTGGTGATGGTGAATGGCGGCAAGATGTCTGCCTATACCCCAGGCTCACGCTTTGGTTTTGTGTTTGATGTGCTGGGTTTTAAACCGGCCACCCGTTTCCCGCAGACTGGCCGCCACGGTAATGTCGTCTCTTCCGAGTTTATTTTGCAGGCGAATCCACAGTGGCTGTTTGTACTGGATCGCGATAATGCCATTGGCCGCAAAGAGGGGCTGTCTGCTCAGCAGGTGCTGGATAACCCACTGATCCGTAAAACCGCGGCCTGGCAGAATAAACATATTGTTTATCTCGACTCCGGCGCGCTGTATATCGCCGGTGGAGTGCAAAGCTACAGTCAGCTGATGGACAAAATCAGCGCGACGCTGGATCAGCAGCCGCAGCTGTAA
- a CDS encoding DUF2461 domain-containing protein, producing MMSEFSGVTQRGLTFLQQLSQNNNKEWFDEHRGIYDEELLKPVRQLVADLAQDMLIIDELFEIRPAVGKTISRMHRDTRFSRDKSLYRSNIWLTFKRSRKNWTDAPTYFFEFGPDWWRYGLGYYSASRITMNLFRERLLQDPAAFLNMSAAIPDNFVLEGESYKRELVKGMQPELSQWYNKKSWALISEQRQMDLLFSPQLVPVLAAGFQQLAPLYDFLMKIEAQKRLQPAL from the coding sequence ATCATGAGCGAATTTAGCGGTGTTACCCAGCGCGGGCTGACATTCTTACAACAGCTGAGCCAGAACAATAATAAAGAGTGGTTCGACGAGCATCGTGGGATATATGACGAGGAGCTGCTAAAGCCTGTACGCCAGCTGGTCGCCGATTTAGCGCAGGATATGCTGATTATCGATGAGCTGTTTGAGATACGCCCGGCAGTTGGCAAGACCATTTCCCGTATGCATCGCGATACGCGTTTTTCCCGCGATAAGTCGCTGTATCGCAGCAATATCTGGCTGACCTTTAAACGGTCACGCAAAAACTGGACCGATGCACCGACCTATTTTTTCGAGTTTGGCCCCGACTGGTGGCGCTATGGCCTCGGCTATTACAGCGCTTCACGTATCACCATGAATCTGTTCCGGGAGCGTCTGCTGCAGGACCCTGCTGCTTTTCTTAATATGAGCGCCGCGATCCCGGATAACTTTGTGCTGGAAGGTGAAAGTTATAAGCGTGAGCTGGTAAAGGGCATGCAGCCGGAGCTGTCGCAATGGTACAACAAGAAATCCTGGGCATTAATCAGTGAGCAGCGGCAGATGGATCTACTGTTTTCGCCGCAGCTGGTGCCGGTGTTAGCGGCTGGCTTCCAGCAGCTGGCGCCGCTCTATGATTTTCTGATGAAAATTGAAGCGCAGAAAAGGCTGCAGCCTGCGCTGTGA